The genomic region GGACCGCCTCGGGGATCTGCCCCGCGGCCGACCAGGCAGCGAGGTCGAACGACGGCACGAGCGCCTGCAGCTGCTCGAAGGGCAGGAGGTTGTACGTCTTCTGGGCGTCGCGGCAGGCGACGCGGTCCCAGTGGTGCGCGGCGAGCCGGGTCTCGAGGTCGAGCACGCGCTCGGCCCGGGCGGCGGCCCCGTCGGAACCGGCCCCGTCGAGCCCGGCGAGGGTGAGCATGCGCTCGATGTGGCCGACGTAGGCGGCGCGGATGTCGGCCGACTCGTCCTCGCGGTAGTACGACTCGTCGGGCAGACCCGTGCCGCCCTGGAAGGCGTGCGTGACGTAGCGGTCGGGCTGACCGCGGTCAGGGCCGATGTAGATGCCGATCAGACCGTGCGTGCCCGTGCGCTCGAGGTCGCCGAGCAGCCGCGCGAACCCGGCGTAGTCGGTGAGGGCGTCGATGCGGGCGAGATCGGGCCGGAGCGGCTCGACTCCCAACGCCTCGATGCGGTCGGTGTCCATGAAGGAGGCGAACAGGTCGCCGATCTTGCGCTCGTCCGACCCCGCGGGGGCGTCGGAGGACGCGGCGTCCTCGATGATCTGGCGGACCTTGCCCTCCGCCTCGTCGACGAGCGTCACGAACGAGCCCGCCGTGGCGCGGTCGGGCGCGATGGGCGCCTCGCGCAGCCAGCGGCCGTTCACGTGGCGGAAGAGGTCGTCCTGCACGCGGATCTCGTGGTCCAGCTGCGCGATGTCGATGCCCTGAGTCACCTCGTTAGGCTACAGGCGTGTCGAGCACCTACCTGACCCGTCTGTCCGTCCTGCGGACCGAGGATCTCGGCCCGGCGATGCGCCGCCTCGTGCTCGGCGGGCCGGAGCTCGGCGACGTCGTCGCGGGATGGAAGGGTCACACCGACGCCTACGTCAAGATCGCCTTCCTGGCTCCGGGTGTCGAGTACCCGGAGCGACTCGATTTGGACGATCTCCGCGCGACCGTGCCGGCCGAGCACTGGCCGGTGCTGCGCACCTACACGGTGCGCCGGCTCGACGCCGCGGCCGGCGAGATGTGGGTCGACGTCGTCGTGCACGGTGACGAGGGACTTGCGGGGCCGTGGGCGGCTCGCGCCCAGGTGGGCGAGACGGTCCACTTCCGGGGCCCGGGAGGCGCCTACCGTCCCGATCCCGAGGCCGACCACCAGCTGCTGGTGGGTGACGAGGCCGCGCTCCCGGCGATCCTGGCGAGTCTCGAGGCCCTCGATCCAGGTCAGAAGGCCACGGCCTTCGTCGAGGTCGACGGACCGGACCACGAGCAGGAGGTCGTCACCGCGGGTGACGTCGAGGTCGTCTGGCTGCATCGCTCACCGCAGGAGG from Aeromicrobium sp. Sec7.5 harbors:
- a CDS encoding siderophore-interacting protein, encoding MSSTYLTRLSVLRTEDLGPAMRRLVLGGPELGDVVAGWKGHTDAYVKIAFLAPGVEYPERLDLDDLRATVPAEHWPVLRTYTVRRLDAAAGEMWVDVVVHGDEGLAGPWAARAQVGETVHFRGPGGAYRPDPEADHQLLVGDEAALPAILASLEALDPGQKATAFVEVDGPDHEQEVVTAGDVEVVWLHRSPQEAGTTNLLDDAVRAWPWPGGRVQVFVHGESGLLKTVRPYLVKEQAVERRDVSISAYWRRGETEEGFRAWKAGERARGEEPMIRPGSTSS